One segment of Thermosulfurimonas sp. F29 DNA contains the following:
- a CDS encoding methyl-accepting chemotaxis protein — protein sequence MAFKLSHKILLLVFLICFIFTGITYYTEKRVRRLLEGTLLTNIQNLSRIAVQGAVDSLRKGNMANFSRLLKVIAREKGVLEFSLTDGQGRVLYSSREDSRGKNYRTLLRQTIHIKENGIISVVPVKTTRYCLRCHPGWREGRAESYFVLFYSNEALSNLSELTHRRFYVILFTAILVLILAWLFYHFSIGRPLENLVRGIARISEGDLSYRFKVRGRDEIGEMTRDLNRMVERLSGDLVNLAEKAARMGEITGTVVSETESIGAEAEHQKVLVERAKGSSAKLASVKEETVRAEEAVKQVHELVSSGEALLNQVQGLAERTSERVEHVWRSISRLHELSGEIGRISQTIRDIANHTHLLALNATIEAARAGEAGKGFAVVANEVKELSRQTEEATGEIEKLISEISGGVEESVNIMKETLEEARSGKEKAAEVYQFFQQIFQEMQTVSQTFEHTRTVMEEMTKVITREIGEIYQGALKNEQTMERLKNLSVELRNLVEELENLIKKVKG from the coding sequence ATGGCTTTCAAGTTGAGCCATAAGATTTTACTGCTGGTTTTTCTCATATGTTTTATCTTTACCGGTATTACCTATTATACCGAGAAAAGAGTACGAAGGCTCCTCGAGGGCACCCTCCTTACCAATATCCAGAATCTCTCCCGGATAGCGGTTCAGGGAGCCGTGGATTCCCTGCGAAAAGGGAACATGGCCAACTTTTCCCGGCTTCTAAAGGTCATTGCCCGGGAAAAAGGGGTCCTGGAATTCTCTCTCACCGACGGTCAGGGGCGGGTGCTTTATTCTTCCAGGGAAGATTCCAGAGGGAAAAATTACCGGACTCTTCTTCGGCAAACCATTCACATAAAAGAAAACGGTATCATTTCGGTGGTTCCGGTAAAGACCACCCGGTACTGTCTGAGATGTCATCCGGGATGGCGGGAGGGACGGGCGGAAAGTTACTTTGTGCTTTTTTATTCCAATGAGGCACTGAGTAATCTTTCGGAACTTACACACCGGCGTTTCTATGTAATATTATTTACGGCTATCCTGGTACTGATTCTGGCCTGGCTATTTTATCACTTCAGTATAGGCCGTCCTTTAGAGAACCTGGTTCGGGGGATTGCCCGAATTTCCGAGGGCGATCTCAGCTATCGTTTTAAGGTCAGAGGACGGGATGAGATCGGGGAGATGACCAGGGACCTCAACCGTATGGTGGAGAGACTTTCGGGAGATTTAGTAAATCTTGCGGAGAAGGCGGCCCGGATGGGAGAAATAACGGGCACGGTGGTTTCGGAGACGGAGAGCATTGGGGCGGAGGCCGAACATCAAAAGGTCCTCGTGGAAAGAGCCAAGGGTAGCTCGGCTAAATTGGCGAGCGTTAAGGAGGAGACGGTCCGGGCGGAAGAAGCCGTTAAACAGGTGCATGAACTGGTCTCTTCCGGGGAGGCCCTTCTCAATCAGGTTCAGGGGCTTGCGGAACGCACCTCGGAAAGGGTTGAGCATGTATGGCGTAGTATTTCCCGTCTGCACGAACTTTCCGGAGAAATAGGAAGGATAAGCCAGACTATTCGGGATATTGCCAATCATACCCATCTTCTGGCGTTAAACGCCACTATTGAGGCCGCCCGGGCCGGAGAGGCCGGGAAGGGTTTTGCCGTGGTGGCCAATGAGGTCAAAGAGCTCTCCCGTCAGACCGAGGAGGCCACCGGCGAGATCGAGAAGCTGATCTCCGAGATCTCCGGAGGGGTGGAAGAGAGCGTAAACATCATGAAGGAGACCCTAGAAGAAGCCCGATCCGGTAAAGAAAAGGCGGCCGAGGTATACCAATTTTTCCAACAGATCTTTCAAGAAATGCAGACCGTATCGCAGACTTTTGAACATACCCGGACCGTGATGGAGGAAATGACGAAGGTGATCACCCGGGAGATCGGAGAAATTTATCAGGGAGCGTTAAAGAACGAGCAAACCATGGAGAGACTGAAAAATCTCTCGGTAGAGCTTCGCAACCTGGTAGAGGAACTGGAAAACCTGATAAAGAAGGTAAAGGGCTAG
- the fdhF gene encoding formate dehydrogenase subunit alpha, which yields MDLEFYGQFPPAERVSPPERDPGERVGDFSEVVGTLAEEEARREAERCLKCGCLGFHKCTFREILIAEDVPARGRKRAKYRLETDHPFIEVDSNKCVGCFRCVRSCNHEGLELKIYAQGTEEEEIHFSFTENCVSCGACVDACPTGALTRKDSTVPFGRGEAREIRTVCVYCGTGCNLLARVKNGSILEVTGAPVPPNYGELCVKGRFGYTFYRHPDRLRKPLMRTDRGQPFREVSWEEALDFVAERLREIRDKDGPEAIGVLCSARTTNEETYVAQKFARAVLGTHNVDNPARVUHAPSVAGLAATFGSGAATGSFDEILRAEVLVLWGANPTEAHPIVGYKIRRALERGLKLVVVDPRKTELAALADLWLPLRPGTNVALANGIAHVILREGLYDEEFIRKRTENFEAYARYILTEWPLEKVERLTGIRREYIEQVARLYARAERALILWGLGVAEHRSGSYGVMSLANLALLCGHVGRPGTGAMPLRGQNNVQGACDMGALPYVLPGYQKPEDPLVRKKFEEIWGRPLPEKPGLTEPRMYQEALAGRFKALYVVGYDIAMTHGNLTMVHRALRNLELLVVHDIFFPRTGEFAHVVFPVACLFEKDGTTDNGERRVQRIRKLVDPPAGVPPDWWIIAEISRRLGYEMPYRSSRDIFEEMRRVIPAFAGITYERLEEKGLCWPVPDEDHPGTELMFTERFATASGKASFALPRYWPSEEEPGGDYPFLLITGRRLYHYNCGSMTRRIEGLMELVPEELVEMHPKDARRLKLRERDLVRIVSRRAAISARVHISSRVNPGILFMDFHFEEPLTNLVTSPGLDVKVHTPEYKVAAVRVEKV from the coding sequence ATGGATCTCGAGTTCTACGGACAGTTTCCCCCGGCCGAAAGGGTCAGTCCTCCGGAAAGGGATCCCGGGGAAAGGGTAGGGGACTTTTCCGAGGTGGTGGGGACCCTAGCGGAGGAGGAGGCCCGGAGGGAGGCCGAGAGGTGTCTCAAGTGCGGCTGTCTGGGGTTTCACAAGTGCACCTTCCGGGAGATTCTTATAGCCGAGGATGTGCCAGCCCGGGGGCGCAAACGGGCCAAGTACCGGCTGGAGACGGATCATCCCTTCATAGAGGTGGACTCCAACAAGTGCGTGGGGTGTTTCCGCTGCGTGAGAAGCTGCAATCACGAGGGCCTGGAGCTCAAGATTTACGCTCAGGGCACGGAGGAAGAGGAGATCCACTTCAGTTTTACGGAAAACTGCGTTTCCTGCGGGGCCTGCGTGGACGCCTGTCCCACCGGGGCCCTTACCAGAAAGGATTCCACGGTGCCTTTCGGACGGGGAGAGGCCCGGGAAATTCGCACGGTTTGCGTTTATTGCGGGACGGGTTGCAACCTGCTGGCCCGGGTCAAGAACGGAAGCATCCTTGAGGTCACCGGGGCTCCGGTGCCTCCCAATTACGGGGAATTATGCGTGAAGGGACGCTTCGGATACACCTTCTATCGTCATCCGGACCGCCTTCGCAAACCCCTCATGCGCACCGACCGGGGGCAACCCTTTCGGGAGGTCTCCTGGGAGGAGGCCCTCGATTTCGTGGCCGAACGCCTCAGGGAGATCCGGGACAAGGACGGACCGGAAGCCATAGGGGTCCTGTGTTCGGCGCGGACCACCAACGAGGAGACCTATGTGGCTCAGAAGTTCGCCCGGGCGGTGCTGGGGACCCACAATGTAGACAATCCGGCCCGCGTCTGACACGCTCCCTCGGTCGCGGGTCTCGCGGCCACCTTCGGATCCGGAGCGGCCACGGGAAGCTTCGACGAGATCCTGAGGGCCGAGGTTCTCGTGCTCTGGGGAGCCAACCCCACCGAGGCCCATCCCATCGTGGGCTACAAAATCAGGCGGGCCCTGGAGAGGGGGCTCAAACTGGTGGTGGTGGATCCCCGGAAGACGGAGCTCGCCGCGCTGGCCGATCTGTGGCTTCCGCTTCGGCCCGGCACCAATGTGGCGCTGGCCAACGGCATCGCGCATGTCATCCTGAGAGAAGGCCTTTACGACGAGGAATTCATACGGAAGCGCACCGAGAACTTCGAGGCCTACGCCCGCTACATCCTTACGGAGTGGCCCCTGGAGAAGGTGGAAAGACTGACGGGTATCCGGCGGGAATACATAGAACAGGTGGCCCGCCTTTACGCCCGGGCCGAAAGGGCTTTAATTCTGTGGGGACTGGGGGTGGCGGAGCACCGCAGCGGAAGTTACGGGGTGATGTCGCTGGCCAATCTGGCCCTTCTGTGCGGGCATGTGGGGCGTCCGGGCACCGGGGCCATGCCCCTGCGGGGACAGAACAATGTGCAGGGGGCCTGCGACATGGGGGCCCTTCCCTATGTGCTTCCGGGGTATCAGAAGCCGGAGGACCCCCTGGTGCGCAAAAAGTTCGAGGAGATCTGGGGGCGTCCTCTTCCGGAAAAACCCGGTCTTACGGAGCCCCGGATGTATCAGGAGGCCCTGGCCGGGCGTTTCAAGGCCCTCTATGTAGTGGGTTACGACATTGCGATGACGCACGGCAACCTCACCATGGTGCACCGGGCCCTGAGGAACCTGGAGCTTCTGGTGGTGCACGACATCTTCTTCCCCAGGACCGGGGAATTCGCCCATGTGGTGTTTCCGGTGGCCTGTCTTTTTGAAAAGGACGGCACCACGGACAACGGAGAACGCCGGGTTCAGCGGATAAGGAAGCTGGTGGATCCGCCGGCGGGGGTGCCTCCGGATTGGTGGATCATCGCCGAGATTTCCCGGCGTCTGGGGTACGAGATGCCCTATCGTTCGTCCCGGGACATCTTCGAGGAGATGCGCCGGGTGATACCTGCCTTTGCGGGCATAACCTACGAAAGACTCGAGGAAAAGGGCCTGTGCTGGCCCGTTCCCGACGAAGACCATCCCGGCACCGAGCTCATGTTCACGGAAAGGTTTGCCACGGCCTCCGGGAAGGCCAGTTTTGCCCTTCCCAGGTACTGGCCCTCGGAGGAGGAACCCGGAGGGGATTACCCCTTTCTTCTCATCACCGGAAGACGCCTTTACCATTACAATTGCGGTTCCATGACCAGGAGGATAGAGGGTCTCATGGAGCTGGTTCCCGAGGAGCTGGTGGAGATGCATCCCAAGGACGCCCGCCGTCTGAAGCTACGGGAGAGGGATCTCGTTCGCATCGTGAGCCGCCGGGCGGCCATCTCCGCAAGGGTGCACATCTCCTCCCGGGTCAATCCGGGAATCCTCTTCATGGATTTCCACTTCGAGGAACCCCTTACCAATCTGGTTACCAGCCCCGGGCTCGATGTTAAGGTGCACACCCCGGAATACAAGGTAGCGGCGGTGAGGGTGGAAAAGGTCTAG
- a CDS encoding HDOD domain-containing protein: MLKLILLFILTVGIYVYYLFRKRSASEFHSGPGISTSGTLEKSPPAEFPRDLGKDLRDHRHQQDQEVENFVVYDLTRYEWIPGFSSEKVEKEVTAFLKNIPPPEILSSKLHRLLASPDANFKEIARIISLDPLLTAEVLRIANSAYYRTTASQKITSVHRAIVLLGYNQLRMILLHYFFRKTLDKYSPLSAREIRDIWKHSVEVSGILGYIALRKGYDPGLYITAGILHDVGKFFLPLFGEEGFCSSSACTEDLPPLKEEEIRYGFGHHLLGGLLVKFWDLPSEIYAATAYHHPVSREQFWDLPPEERKLAAWVAVADYLSHLYGGLESRYAYRIPGWIYRILEIRGPAEKLATGELLSSLRKASLVAEGL; the protein is encoded by the coding sequence ATGCTAAAACTCATCCTTCTGTTTATCCTGACTGTGGGAATCTATGTCTACTATCTTTTCCGGAAAAGATCGGCCTCAGAATTTCACTCCGGCCCGGGAATATCCACTTCGGGAACCCTCGAAAAGAGCCCCCCTGCGGAGTTTCCCCGGGATCTCGGTAAGGATCTCCGGGATCACCGGCATCAGCAGGATCAGGAAGTTGAAAATTTCGTCGTTTATGACCTGACCCGGTATGAGTGGATCCCGGGGTTCTCCTCTGAAAAAGTAGAAAAAGAGGTCACCGCTTTTCTCAAAAACATACCCCCGCCGGAAATACTCTCCTCCAAACTTCATCGGCTCCTGGCCAGTCCCGACGCCAACTTCAAGGAAATCGCCAGGATCATCTCTCTGGACCCCCTTCTCACCGCGGAAGTTCTCCGGATAGCCAACTCGGCCTACTATCGAACCACCGCCTCCCAGAAGATCACTTCGGTCCATCGGGCCATCGTTCTTCTGGGATACAATCAGCTCCGCATGATCCTCCTGCATTATTTCTTTCGTAAAACCTTGGACAAGTATTCTCCGCTGAGTGCCCGGGAGATAAGAGACATCTGGAAACATTCCGTGGAAGTCTCCGGAATACTAGGCTATATAGCCCTCCGTAAAGGATACGACCCAGGACTTTACATCACCGCCGGCATCCTTCACGATGTGGGAAAATTCTTCCTTCCCCTCTTCGGAGAAGAAGGTTTTTGCTCCTCCAGTGCCTGCACGGAGGATTTGCCGCCTTTAAAGGAGGAGGAAATCAGGTACGGATTCGGCCATCACCTCCTCGGTGGGCTTCTGGTCAAATTCTGGGATCTGCCCTCGGAGATCTACGCGGCTACCGCCTATCACCATCCTGTATCCCGAGAGCAATTCTGGGATCTTCCGCCGGAGGAAAGAAAACTGGCCGCTTGGGTGGCGGTGGCCGATTACCTGTCCCACCTTTACGGGGGCCTCGAAAGCAGGTACGCCTACCGAATTCCGGGATGGATCTACCGGATCCTCGAAATCAGAGGACCGGCCGAAAAACTGGCCACCGGGGAACTCCTCTCCTCCCTGCGAAAGGCCTCCCTGGTGGCCGAAGGACTCTAG